Genomic segment of Myxococcus stipitatus:
TCCACCTTCTTGTCGACCAGGCCGCTCGCCTTGGCGGCCAGGTAGGTGGCGTTCGCGGGGAAGGGCAGCGTTTTCCCGACCGTATCAAGAACGCCCCTCACGATGGGGGCGAAGGTCTCCTTGATGGGAGCGTTGAGGGCGCGCTCCACCTCCCCCTGAATCAGCTTCTGCTCATGCACGCCCACCCGGTCATTGGCGGAGAGCATCAGTTCCGCCTTCTTGTCCGGGTTCTTCTCGAACATCGCCTTGGCGTAGTCGGCGAAGGCGGCCTTGAGGTTCTCCTTCCCGGGAGGGAAGCCCGCCAGGTACTTCGCCACCTTCGCGGCGTCGTACTTCTTGTCGCCCTTGAAGGTTTCGGTGAAGCGCTGGAACTCCGGCGCGATGTCCCTGAAGAGCTTCTGGTTGCCGTCCGCGATGGCGTCGCTGACGCGATTCAGCGCGTGCTTGATGGGAAGCTTCAGGGCCTCGGTCATCAAGGGGAGGAGTGGATCGGCGGCGCCCAGGCCGATGGTCGACAGCGCACCGAGCCACGTCTTGTCTCCCTTGAGCACGTCCATGAAGGCCTTCGGGAGGTCCTCCTGCCGGATGCTCACACCCGCCTGCTTCGAAGCCCAGACGCCGAAGGTGGCCCAGTTCGCGTTCTCCTTGCCCAGCAGTCCCGCCATCTGGTTGGAGAGCGCGTAGTAGCCCTGGGTGATGGCGTGGTTGCGCGCCACCGGGTCCTTCATGTTGGCGATGCCTTCAACGTCGACCTTGCCAGTCGGTGGAGCCTTGGTGCCGACAGCTCCCCGGCTCCCCTCGGCCAGCGCCACGGGCGGACGGGCGGAGGCGCTGGACTCGAACCGCGAGTCGTCGCGCAACAGGCGGTTCGAGGCGCCGGCCTCCGCCGCCGGGAGCGCCTTCTGGGTCAGCCGCCCGGGGGCATGCGCCGACTGGCGACGGCTTGAGAGTGGGTTCTTCCGAACAGACGCCTGAGACTCGGACCGGATGGGGGCCATGAGGAGTATTCCGCGACAGCGGTGTTTGTAGTCCTCGGTATGTGCATGCGGCTTCAGCGGTTACATGCCTCCACCTTTTCCCTTCGGCTCCCGGGGCGTGGACTTCCAAGGTCGCTCCGTCGTGTGCCATCGCGTGTTCGTCGGGCTCACGCGCGCAGCCATGCGAGGATGACGTCCTTGTCGCCCGTCGCCAGGATGTACGGCATGCCCGGTGCGATGACGCCCTGGCGTGCCGCGACGCCGTCCACCGCGTCCCGCGCGTGGGTGAGCTGAACGCCGGCCCCGCCTCCGCCCAGGACCAGGGGCGCACCCATCTTGAGGTCGAGCACCACCACCTGGCGCCGTGCCGGCCTTGGCTCCGCCATGTCCACGACGACGAAGTCGCCCGCGAAGCGACGCTGGTCGCAGCGGAAGACCCAGAGGTTTCGTTTGCGCCCGAGCAGCGCTCTCACGAACGGCTTCTCGTCGCTCTTCATCACATAGCGCTCGGAGAGGAGGGTGGCGGTGGAGAGCGGATAGCCCGCCTCCCTGGCCAGGAGCAGCGCCCACGGGTTCGCATGCCGGAGCAGTGGCAGCAGGACAGGCAGGACGATGGGGGGCTCGCGAGGCATGTGGGGGCGTGCTCGACGAGCGAGGTCGCTCGCGCCACCGGGCATTCAATCACGTCTCAGGCCGCGTAGAGTCCAGGACACCCCGATGGTCACACCCAACCCTGGAGTCTTCGCATGTCCAGACTTTCTCGCCCCGCGCTCGTATTCGCCCTGCTGCTCACCTCCACCTCGGCGCTGGGAGCCTCGCAGTGGGTGCAGGCGCGGACCGTGCTCAACACGTGTGGCTATTTCAGTACGTCTCAGGCGGAGGTCACCCTCACGTACCGCAACGATGACCTGCCCTGGGGGACGAGCGTGTTCCTCATCTACGGCTGGGGCGGGAGCGGGGTCGACTGGGCTCCGGCGCCGCAGACCGTGGAGGTGCCGGCCGTGGCTCCGTACCATTGGGGCACCACGGTGACTGGGGTCATCCGGGCACGGACGTCCACGCAGTACACAAGCATCAACTATGTCTGGAAGGTGGTGCTCCCGGACGGCCATGAGTTCTACGAGAAGGGCAATGGCTCCACGTATGGCTACTACGCCGCGGACTTCTCGCAGGTGCCCATGCCGTGCACCACCACCGCTGGGAGCTTCATCGGCACCCCGACGTCGTTGAACATCACGACCGTCGTCAAGAACTGACCGGGCCAGGCCCACGCGCGAAGCCGCTGGGCTCGCGCACCCCTCGGAGCCGGCGCGAGGAATCGCGCGGGGCGCGTTGAGTCGCTTGTCTGGTTGTGGCAAGGATGCGCCTCCCGCGCCCGTGCCAATGAACCCCGTCACGCTTCAAATCAACCTCGCGCCCACGGACCATCCTCACGCGCGCCTCATCCTCCCGCACCAGCTCCGGCAGCTCGGTCCTTCCGTGCGGGAGATCCTGCTGGTGTTGGACCTGCATCGCAGCCAGGGCAGCCGATTCGCGGAGGCCTGGCTGGAGCGCAAGCCCAAGATGGAGCGACTGCTCGACGAGCTTCGTGCGGCGGACCCTCGTGTCCGCGTGGTGGAGGTGGACTACTCGTCCGCCACCACCCGCGCGCTCGCGGAGCGCTTCTTCGGAGGCACCCACCTCCCCATGAAGGACTCACGGGGCGGTCCCTATCACTCGTATTTCTTCGGCGTGGCCGAGGCCGCGCACCCGCACGTCCTGCACCTGGATGCGGACATGCTCATCGGCGGTGGCTCGCACACGTGGGTCGCGGAAGCGATGGAGCAGCTCGCCTCGCGTGAGGAGCTGGTGAGCTGCAGTCCGCTCTCGGGGCCGCCTCGCGCGGATGGCACGGTGGGCGTGGATGCTCGCTGGTACGAGCCGGATGGCGCGGCCCAGGCGTTCCGCTTCCGTCGCTTCAGCAGCCGCGTGTTCCTGGTGGACCGCGATGCCCTGACCCGCAGGCTGGGCCCGCTTCGCGCGCGACTGGCGCCGCCCATCCATGTCTTGCGCGCGCTGAGGGCGGGCAATCCCCCCTACCGCGAGCCGGAGAACCTCATCACCCGCGTGATGCTGCGCAAGCGGCTGTGGCGGTTGGACTTCCTCGGCGCGGGGCAGGGGCTGTGGACGCTGCATCCCCAGTACCGCTCACCGACGTTCTACGAGCGGCTCCCGGAGCTCATCGCGAAGGTGGAGTCCGGCGACATGCCCGACGCCCAGCGAGGACAGGAGAACGTCCACGACTGTCTGGTGGATTGGTCCGACGTCCGCGCGGCGCGCAAGCGGTGGTACCACCGGAAGTAACCGGGAGGGGGGTCACCCGTTCGCGACGGTACGCTCTCGCGGGCTGACCAGCTCGGGGAACGCGTCGGGCCTGTCCCACAGGATGAAGTGGCTGCACTCCTCCAGCGTCACCACGTCGAGCGTGGGCTCGGCGCGCCGGGCGCTCTCGAGCATGGAGACGGAGTCCAGCACGCGGTCCTGGCCCGGCACGAGCACCGTGCCGCGTCGCACGTTCTGGAACAGGGACGCGTCGCGCTCCTGAATCCAGGCCTCGATGTCGCGCGCGTTGGTCACCAGGGTCGACACGCGCTTGGGATTGAACGGGAAGGCCCGGATGAGCTCGCGCTTGCGAGCATTCTCCAGCGGTCCCCACATGTATCGGGTGTGACGGGAGATGGGGGCGAGCCTCCAGAGCAGGATTCCGAAGGGCATCAGCCAGAGCAGCGCGTTGTTCGGCTTCGCATAGGGGCGCCCCTGCGGGAGGACGGGCGCCTCCAGGACCACCTCCACCCGCTCGAACAGGTCCGGCCGCTGGCGCGCGGCTTCGAGGACCACGGCGCCGCCTCGCGAATGGCCATGCACCCGGATGTGCTCGGTCCTGGGCAGGTCCTCCAGGGCCTGCACCAGCACGGCCGCGTCGTGAGGGATGGTGCCTTCCGGCTCGGTGGGCACGCGCGCCCAGGGCGCGGGGCGTTCAGCGGGTTGCGCGATGGGCGGGTGATAGTCGCAGCTCGTCACCAGGATGAGCTGGAGGTCCGCGGCCTCGTAGTGCCGGGTGAAGTAGCGCAGGTCCGACACGAAGCCGTGCATGCAGATGACGGTGGCGCGGGGCTGCGCGCAGCTCCGTTCGGCGATGAGGGCCTTGCCCACCCGGTAGACATGTCCGTCGAAGGGCTCGGCGGGACAGGCGGGACCCTCCCGGTGCAGCAGCCACTGCCGCAGGCCGAGCACGAGGAGGGTGATGCCGGCGAGGACTCCGATGCCCAGGAACATGCGTTTTCTCTGAAGCGGAATGGCGACGGAGGCCCCTCACATCATAGTTCGCGCGAGGGCTCACCATGGAATCGGGCGATTGTGTGATGGGGCGCTCTTGCCTGCCTCCCGAGCTTCGAGACAGGGGCGCTCAGGTCAGCGCTGTCTCCGACGTGACGATTCCGTCGGCGTCCGCGTAGAGGAAGTGTCCGGGCCGGAAGGTGACACCCGCGAAGCGCACCTCCACGTCGTGCTGTCCCGCGCCGCGCTTGCTGCTGCGAAGCGGATGCGTACCCAGGGCCTGGACGCCGATGGCGGTGCGGCCCACTTCCTCCGAGTCTCGGATGCAGCCATTGACCACCACGCCCGCCCAGCCGTTCTTCTGGGCGAGCAGCGCCAGCTGGTCCCCCACCAGCGCGCATCGCCGGCTGCCGCCTCCATCCACCACGAGCACACGCCCGTTGCCCGGTTCCTCCAGGGCTTTGCGCACCAGCGAGTTGTCCTCGGGCGCGAGGACGGTGCTGATGGCTCCGCAGAACGTGGTCCGGCCGCCGTAGTGCAGGAAGCCCGGCTCGGCGATTTGAAAGTGAGCCGAGCCCGCGTTCGCATCGCACAGGTCCGCCGTCTTGAAGTCCATGGGTCCTCTCCTGGGGGCCAGGCCTTGGCGCCGCAGTATCTCCATTGCCGCCCGGGCTCATGATGCCTCGTGGGGGGAGGCCAGGAGGATGTGCGTCCTGGTGTGATTCTCCACGGATTCGTTGCCGACCTGTCAACGAGGCGTCTCCAGCGCCCCTGGGTTGCGGGACGAAGAAGCAGCGGGCATGGAGATGGGCGGGAGTCGCCGCGCCGCGTGCTGTCACATGCTATGGAACGCGACATGAATCACGCTCTCAGCCAGTCCCTGTTCGCCCGAGCGCAGGAGCGCATCCCGGGCGGCGTCAACTCTCCCGTGCGCGCCTTCCGGGGCGTGGGGGGGGACCCCGTCTTCTTCCGCGAGGGGTCCGGGGCCTGGCTGACCGACGTGGACGGCAACCGCTACGTCGACCTGGTGGGGAGCTGGGGGCCGCTCATCCTGGGCCACGCCTACCCGCCCATCGTGGAGGCCATCATCGACGCGGCCCGTCGCGGCTCGTCCTACGGCGCGCCTCACGCGGGTGAGGTGGAGTTCGCGGAGCTCATCTGCTCGACGATGCCGGCGGTGGAGATGGTGCGGCTGGTGTCCAGCGGCACGGAGGCCACGGTGGCCGCCATCCGCGTGGCGCGAGGCTTCACCGGCCGCGAGCACATCCTCAAGTTCGAGGGCTGTTTCCACGGCGCGGGGGACCCGTTCCTCGTGAAGGCGGGCAGCGGCGTGGAGACGCTGGGGCTGCCGGACTCGCCGGGCGTGCCGTCGGCGCTGGCGAAGCTCACGCTCACCGCGCCGTTCAACGACCTGGACGCCGTGGAGCGCATCTTCAAGGCGCAGGGGCACGACATCGCGTGCGCCATCATCGAGCCCGTGGTGGGCAACATGGGCGTGCTCATCCCGAAGCCCGGCTACCTCCAGGGACTCCAGGCGCTCTGCCAGAAGTACGGCGTGCTGTTCGTGCTCGACGAGGTGATGACGGGCTTCCGGCTGGCGCGGGGGGGCGCGCAGGAGCTGTACGGCCTGAAGCCGGACCTGACGACGATGGCCAAGGTGATTGGCGGCGGCATGCCGCTGGGCGCCTACGGTGGCCGCGCGGACATCATGCGGAAGGTGGCGCCCGCGGGGCCGGTGTACCAGTCCGGCACGCTGTCGGGGAACCCGGTGGCGGTGGCGGCGGGCATGGCGTGTCTCAAGGCGCTCGCGGCGCCGGGGACGTATGAGCGGCTGGAGGGCATCAGCCAGAAGCTGGAGGCGGGCTTCATCGCCGAGGCGAAGGCCGCGGGCGTGCCCGTCACGGTCAACCGCGTGGGCAGCATGCTGACGGTGTTCTTCACGTCGGAGGCGGTGTTCGACTACACGAGCGCCAAGACGTCGGACACGGGGCGCTTCGGTCGTTTCTTCCACGCCATGCTGGATGCGGGCGTGTACCTGCCGCCGAGCCAGTACGAGGCGGCCTTCTTCTCGCTGGCGCTGGGCGAGGCGGAGGTCGCGCACGTGCTGGGTGCGGCAAGAAAGGCCTTCCGCGCTCTTGGCCAGACCGGTTGAGCCGGAGCCCCTCGCGGGCCCCGTTCGCTTCGGTCCCTATACCCTGGTGCGCCGCATTGGCGCCGGGGGGATGGGTGAGGTCTTCCTCGCGCGCGAGGAGTCCCCGCGTCGCGCGTGTGTGGTGAAGAAGGTCCTGCCTCAGCTCATGCAGAGCCCGCAGTTCGTCGGGCGCTTCCGGGATGAGGCCCGCGTGGTGGTTCGGCTGGACCATCCCAACATCGCTCGCGTGTACGCGATGGGCGAGGTGGACGGGCAGCTGTACCTCTCCATGGAGTACGTGAGGGGCAAGACGCTCAGCCGCCTCTCGTATCGCCTCCGGCAGCTGGGGCGGATGATGCCGCTGGGCATCGTGCTGCACCTGGGCCAGCGGCTGTGCGAGGGCCTGGCCTATGCGCACGACGCGACGGACGAAGAGGGCCACGGGCTGCACCTGGTGCACCGCGACCTGTCCCCGGCGAACGTCTGCATCAGCTACTCGGGCGAGGTGAAGATCATCGACTTCGGCGCGGCGCAGTCCACGCTGAAGGAGCAGCAGACCGCGCCTCGCGTGGTGATTGGGAACCTGACGTACATGTCCCCGGAGCAGGCGCGAAAGCGCTTCGTGGACCGGCGCGCGGACCTGTACGCGGTGGGCGTGCTGTTGTGGGAGCTGTGCGCGTGGAAGCCGCTGTCGCAGCGAGGCGACCCGGTGGAGCGCTGGCGGCGCGCGGCCTATCCCCAGTGGGAGCCCGCGGGGAAGTTCCGGGAGGGGCTGCCGTCGAGCGTGGATGCGTTCCTGTCGAAGGCCCTGGCTCCGGAGCCGGCGAACCGCTTCCCGGATGGGGCGGCGATGGGCGCGGAGCTCGCGCGCCTGAAGGCGAAGCTGTCGTCGGGAATGGGCGACGCGGAGCTCGCGAGGCTGATGGCGTTGGTCTTCCCCCGCGAGAAGAAGGCGGAGGAGACGCTGCTCGAGGAGCTGCTGCGCGAGGAGGCCCGTCGCGCGCACACCGAGCCGGAGCTCGCCGCGACGCTCACTCCGCCCACGGCGCTCGCGTTCGAGCACAACGCCATCGAGGCGCCGGACGACTTCATCCCCTCCGAGCGCGTCCAGCTCGTGCACACCCCCGGGCCCGGAGAAGACGAGCCGACCCACGCCGACAGGCCGCCCGGCGCCCCGGCCGTCGTCGAGCACGCACCGCCCGACGTGCAGCGCGACGCCGACGAGGATGAGCCGACCGCGGTGGCGCCGCCTCCGCGCGCGAGCGCCGTGGACCCCGCGGTGACAATGCCGCTGGGCGTGGAGGAGATTGCGTCGAGGACCGCGCAGTATGGCGCAGACCTCGGTGAGCGGGACTCGAGCCCCGTCGTTGCTCCCAAGCCCGCGCACGTCGTCGAGGCCACCGAGGCATTGGACGCGGCGAAGGTCCTCGTGGCCATCGAGCAGGCCACGGCCGTGCGTGCCAGCGGGTCGAGCGAGTCCCTGTTCCCTGGGAGCGGCGAGGACACCGCGACGCCTCCCATGCCCGCGACACCGCCGCCACCTCGGCGCACGCCTCGGGTGACGCAGGTGGGCTTCGGGGTCGACATCTCGCAGACGGTGGCCACGGAGGCCATCGAGGCGCGGCGTCTGGCGCTCGTGCGCGCCATCACCGGCGACGGAGAAGCACCCGCCGTCGTGTCCGAGCCGCCCGCTGTCGATGTCGACGTTCCTCAGGGCCCTCGGGTCTGGCTCGCGGTCGCCGTGTTCGCGGGGGCCTCCCTGCTGGGGCTCGCCGTGGCGTGGCTCACCGTGTGGCGTTGATGCCTTCGTGGCATCACGGCATCGCGTGCATGGGCCGCGTCGTCGCGGGCGAGTCCAGCGGCAGGTAGAGCCTGAAGCACGTGCCGTGTCCTGGCTGCGAGTCGAGGGTGAGGTGGCCCTGATGCGACTCGATGATGCGCTTCACCACCGCGAGGCCCAGGCCCGTGCCCTTGGCCTTGGTGGTGAAGAAGGGCTCGAAGATGCGCGCGCGCACCTCGGCGGTGATGCCGGGGCCCGTGTCGCTGAACTCCACCATCACCTCGGGGGCGCCCGCGGCCCGTCGCACCGCGGCGCGCAGCCGGCCTCCATGCGGCATGGCTTGCATCGCGTTGATGGCGAGGTTGAGGAACGCCTGTCGCATCATCCGCTCGTCCACCGTCACGGGCGGGACGTCCTCCTCCAGGTCCAGCTCCACGCGCACCGCGCCCGGTGACTCCGCGAGCGCACCGCGCACCGCGTCCTCCACGAGGGGCGCCAGGGGCACGGGATGCGGATGGGGCGCGGGGGGGCGCGCGAAGGTGAGCAGGTCCGCGACGATGCGGTTGAGCCGGTCGGCCTCCTCCGCGACGATGTCCACCAGGGGCTCGGCGGGGCTTCCCGGGCCGATGATGCGCCGGATGGAGGCCACCGAGTTGAAGATGGCGCCCAGCGGATTGCGCACCTCGTGGGCCACCACGGCGGACAGCTCACCCAGCGCGGCCAATCGCTCTCGGCGGACGAGCTGCTCCTGGGTGCGCGCCAGCTCCACGTAGCTGTCCTTCAAGTCCTCCACCAACCGAGCGCCCTCCAACGCCAGCGCGAGCTGATTGGCGATGGCGCTCGCCCGCTCGATTTCCGCGGGGGTGAAGCGCCGAGGCCGCCGCGTCTCCGTGGCCACCATCACGCCCACGGGCCGCTCGCGCACCACCAAGGGCAGCACGAGGAAGGCCTGCGCGTTCGAGCTCTCTCTCAGGTTCTGGTCCACCCGGACATCCGTGACGGCGTCCTCCACCATGATGAGCTCGCGCGACAGGAAGCCCAGGCCGGTGGCGGATGCATCGGGAGCATTCGCGGGCAGGCAGCGCCCGAGCAGCTCCGGGTGGTTGCCACTCACCGCCCGAATCTCCAGCCACTCGCGCGAGGAGTTTGGCATGAGCACATACGCATCCGGCGTGTCGATGATGCGGGCGAGGCTCGTGACCCCCGTGGCCAACAGCTTGTCGAGCTCCAGTGTGGTGGCCAGCGCACGCGCCACCTCGTGAAGGAGGGCCATGTCCTCGGCCCGTCCGCGCAGTTCCTGCAACAGCCGATGGGTCTCGATGGCCGCGGCGAAGTGCATGCCCATCGCCTGCAGCGTCTCCAGCTCCAGGGGCGTGAAGTGCCGAGGCTCCCGGAAGAGGACCCCGAGCGTCCCCACGTCGCGCGAGCGCACGCGCAAGGGAACGACGACCAGGGTATGGAAGCCACGCTGTCGCAGGTCCTCGCGCAGGCCCTCCGGACAGTCGCGCGTCTCCATCGCTCGCGGCGTGCCCTCCTGTTGGACCTGCTTGCACAGGCCCGTCACGCTCCACAGCCGCGCGAAGCGCGCCTCGTCTGCTTCCCTCAGGTCGAGTCCCCGCGAGTAGGCCAGCTCCAGCTCGCTCTCCCGCGAGACGAGGAGCGCCACCGCGTCACACGCCACCAGCCCGATGATCTCCTCCGTGCCGGGGCCGAAGAAGGCGCGCGGATGCGGGGCCGAGGCCGCCTCCGAGGCCAACCGGTTGAGCGCCGCCAGCGCCGAGTTCTGCGCGGACAGCTCGGAGATGGTGAGCGCCGCGTCGAGCGCCGCCGACACCTGTGAGCCCAGCAGCCGCACGGGCTTCAGCTCCTCCTCGCGCAGCCCGTCTCCCGCCAAGGCCAGCACGGCTCGAGGCCGTCCCCCCGCGTCGATGCGCACGGCGAGGAGGGGGAGGGACTCCACTCGCGAGAGCACGTCTCGCGCGTCCTTCGCCCGCTCATCGCCGAGGAACTGCGTCACCTCCCGAGGCAGGTCCTTCGAGCAGGCCGCGCCTTCCTTCCACGCGCGGGTCAACAGTGCGGGCCAGCGCCCCACCACGTCGCGCGGTCGCTCGCCCCGCGTCGACCACATCGAGTCGGGCACGAAGGACTGCCCCAGGCGGACGCCGTTGCCCTCGGGTGTCAGCCACGCGAAGGCCAGGCCGAGCGCCTCGAGTCCCTGGAACACGCGCCGCAACACCTCGCCCTCGGTGCGCAGCGAGGGCAGTCCCGCCCCCAGCTCCGCCAGCCTTTGCAGCACGTCCCGCTGGCTGTTCCGCGACGTCACGTCGCGCACCATCGCCACCCAGTCCGGGCCGCAGGGGAAGAGGGTCAGCTCCACCTGTCGCTGCTCGCCGGTGGTCGTGCTCAGCGTGGTCTCGTAGGTGCTGGAGACCGGCTCACCCCGCAGCAGGCTCGACTCCGACAGGAGGGGCGTCGCGGGGGAGCCCACCAGCCTTTCCAAGGCCGCATTCACATACACGACGCGACGTTCGCGGATGACGCAAACGCCCACGGACATCTCGTCGAAGGAGCTGTAGGGGGCTCCGCCCGGGATGGATGGGTTCACGGCGCACCCGACTCTTCCATCGCATGCAAGCGTCGAGAAGCAGGCAGACCCCCGCTTCGATGACCAGCCCACACACGACGATGCCAGGTCGTGGGTTCCCCTGAGGAGGGCAGGGCTTCGGGCCCCGCCCTCGGGACTCAGGGCGCGGTCTTCCTCAAGCCGAGGCGCCAGGGCCGTTCGCCGCCCCGCGATGGTGGATCCGCTCGTAGAGGCCGATGAGATCCGCCTCGCCCAGGACATGGCCCTCCATGGCCTTCAGCAGGTCCGCGCGGGTGGGGCGCCCCAGGTCGGACAGCACGGTGTCCAGCGCATAGAGGCGGAAGAAGTACCGGTGCCGGCCGATGGGGGGCATGGGGCCGCCGTAGGCCTGCTGGCCGAAGTCATTCAGCCCCACGCGGGTCCCCGGCGGTAACGCATCCGGCCGAGCCCCCTCCGGCACCCCCTGGGCCCCAGGTGGGATGTTGTAGAGGACCTGGTGGCAGAAGATGCGCTGGGGGCGCTTGGGGTCGGGGGCGTCCGGGTCCTCGACGATGAGCGCCAGGCTCTTGGTGCCGGCGGGTGGGTTCTCCCAGTGCAGGGGTGGGGCGATGTCCTCGCCCTCGCCCGTGAAGGCGATGGGGATGAGGTCCCCGTCCTTGAAGCGGGGGGACGTCAGCACGAGCGGCTTGGGCATGGAGTCCTCCGAGAATCGGGATAGGAGCAAGCTGGCGACGCGCCTCGTCCGACACGAATGAGCACGCCCCCGGCCGGTGGAGCGCCGGGCACCTGGGGGACGGAGCGGGCGGGCGCCTGGCGTCGCCACGGGGGCGCGCCAGGCGTCTCGCGCTGGAAGTGATAGCTGCGCTTGAGGGTGCCTCAACCCCCACTGGCGCCACCCCCTCCCGTGACACTGTAGCGGTTGCACCTTCCGCTCATTCGGTGTTAAGCGGCGCCCGCGCGTGCAGGGGTTGGATCGGGTGGCATGGAAATCCGAGGGTTTCCCAGGGTTTGGGGAGGCGTCCGAATGGCGGCGAAGGAACCCCGGGAGCAATCGGATGGCAGCGAGCTGGGGACGACGGCTCGGCAGATGAGGGCGGCGCAGCCCTACATCAACGCGGTGTGGAAGCTGGTGGGCGGGGCGGTGGTGGGGGTGCTGGGAGGCTACTGGCTGGACCGGAAGCTGGGGTCGGGGCCGTGGTTGTTGGTGGGCTTGAGCTTCCTGGGTATCTGCGTGGGCTTCTACGGATTCCTCCGGGAGATGGCTCGACTGGGACGGCGCAAGTGACGGGACGGGATGTCGAGGCGAAGGACCCGTTCAAGTCCCACGCGGGACTGGCGGCCGGGGTGATGGGGGTCGGCGGCGCGGTGGCGGGGCTGGTCCCGACGGTGGCGGAGACTCGGGCGTCGGCGCTGTGGGGCGTGGGGCTGGCGGCGGTGACGGGCGTGGTGGCGCTGCTGCTCAAGCGGCGGGCGATGAGGCAGGACCTCAAGGCGGCGTTGAAGGTGGTCGGGGTGGTGTTCGGCCTGAGGATGGTGGCGGTGCTGGTGGGGTTGGTGGGGCTGGTGTCGCGAGGAATGCCGCCGGTGCCGTTCGTCGCCGGCTTCTTCGGCGTCTACTTCGCGCTGCAATGGATTGAAGTGAGCTACGTGATGGCCGCGTCCAAGGGCGCGGCGGGCGGAGACGAGTGATGCGCAAGGCAATGGTGCTGTTCGCCAGTCTGTTCGTGGCCACCGCGTGGGCCTCCGAGTCGGGAGGTCACGGCGAGGGGCACGAGCCGAGTGTGCCGGATTACATCCTCCACCACGTCTCGGACACGAACGACTTCGAGCTCGAAGTCCCCCTGAGCCAGCCCATCCACCTGGGCGCGATTCCGCCCATCCGCATCGGCAGCTGCGAGCCGGTGATGACGGAGCACGGGATGGAGGCCCCGTCGGGCTGGTCCGGCCTGCTCCAGGGCTGCCTGGACCTCTCCATCACCAAGCACACGGTGATGATGTGGCTGGCGGCGGTGCTGCTCATGGGCACCCTGCTCATCTGGAGCAACCGCGACAAGACGAAGCTGGTGCCCCGCGGCACGGGCGCCAACCTCATCGAGATGCTGGTCCTCTTCGTCCGGGACGAGATGGCCATCAAGAACATCGGCAAGGAGGACGGCCCCCGCTACGTGCCGTACCTGCTCACCGCGTTCTTCTTCATCCTCGCCATGAACCTGCTGGGCCTGGTGCCCTGGATGGCCACCGCGACGGGCAACCTGGCGGTGACGGCGGGCCTCGCCATCTGCACGTTCATCGTCACGCAGGCGGCGGGCATCCGCTCCGCGGGCCTGGGCGGCTACCTGAAGCACCTGACGGGCGGGGTCCACTGGACGCTGTGGATCATCATGATTCCGGTGGAGATCCTGGGCCTGTTCACCAAGCCCTTCGCTCTCACGATGCGTCTGTTCGCCAACATGCTGGCGGGCCACATCGTCCTCTTCTTCCTCATCGGCCTCATCTTCATCCTCGGCCACCCCGCGGTCGCGGTCATCAGCGTGCCCTTC
This window contains:
- a CDS encoding alpha/beta hydrolase is translated as MFLGIGVLAGITLLVLGLRQWLLHREGPACPAEPFDGHVYRVGKALIAERSCAQPRATVICMHGFVSDLRYFTRHYEAADLQLILVTSCDYHPPIAQPAERPAPWARVPTEPEGTIPHDAAVLVQALEDLPRTEHIRVHGHSRGGAVVLEAARQRPDLFERVEVVLEAPVLPQGRPYAKPNNALLWLMPFGILLWRLAPISRHTRYMWGPLENARKRELIRAFPFNPKRVSTLVTNARDIEAWIQERDASLFQNVRRGTVLVPGQDRVLDSVSMLESARRAEPTLDVVTLEECSHFILWDRPDAFPELVSPRERTVANG
- the rraA gene encoding ribonuclease E activity regulator RraA, with the translated sequence MDFKTADLCDANAGSAHFQIAEPGFLHYGGRTTFCGAISTVLAPEDNSLVRKALEEPGNGRVLVVDGGGSRRCALVGDQLALLAQKNGWAGVVVNGCIRDSEEVGRTAIGVQALGTHPLRSSKRGAGQHDVEVRFAGVTFRPGHFLYADADGIVTSETALT
- the hemL gene encoding glutamate-1-semialdehyde 2,1-aminomutase, which encodes MNHALSQSLFARAQERIPGGVNSPVRAFRGVGGDPVFFREGSGAWLTDVDGNRYVDLVGSWGPLILGHAYPPIVEAIIDAARRGSSYGAPHAGEVEFAELICSTMPAVEMVRLVSSGTEATVAAIRVARGFTGREHILKFEGCFHGAGDPFLVKAGSGVETLGLPDSPGVPSALAKLTLTAPFNDLDAVERIFKAQGHDIACAIIEPVVGNMGVLIPKPGYLQGLQALCQKYGVLFVLDEVMTGFRLARGGAQELYGLKPDLTTMAKVIGGGMPLGAYGGRADIMRKVAPAGPVYQSGTLSGNPVAVAAGMACLKALAAPGTYERLEGISQKLEAGFIAEAKAAGVPVTVNRVGSMLTVFFTSEAVFDYTSAKTSDTGRFGRFFHAMLDAGVYLPPSQYEAAFFSLALGEAEVAHVLGAARKAFRALGQTG
- a CDS encoding serine/threonine protein kinase; protein product: MARPVEPEPLAGPVRFGPYTLVRRIGAGGMGEVFLAREESPRRACVVKKVLPQLMQSPQFVGRFRDEARVVVRLDHPNIARVYAMGEVDGQLYLSMEYVRGKTLSRLSYRLRQLGRMMPLGIVLHLGQRLCEGLAYAHDATDEEGHGLHLVHRDLSPANVCISYSGEVKIIDFGAAQSTLKEQQTAPRVVIGNLTYMSPEQARKRFVDRRADLYAVGVLLWELCAWKPLSQRGDPVERWRRAAYPQWEPAGKFREGLPSSVDAFLSKALAPEPANRFPDGAAMGAELARLKAKLSSGMGDAELARLMALVFPREKKAEETLLEELLREEARRAHTEPELAATLTPPTALAFEHNAIEAPDDFIPSERVQLVHTPGPGEDEPTHADRPPGAPAVVEHAPPDVQRDADEDEPTAVAPPPRASAVDPAVTMPLGVEEIASRTAQYGADLGERDSSPVVAPKPAHVVEATEALDAAKVLVAIEQATAVRASGSSESLFPGSGEDTATPPMPATPPPPRRTPRVTQVGFGVDISQTVATEAIEARRLALVRAITGDGEAPAVVSEPPAVDVDVPQGPRVWLAVAVFAGASLLGLAVAWLTVWR
- a CDS encoding ATP-binding protein, which produces MNPSIPGGAPYSSFDEMSVGVCVIRERRVVYVNAALERLVGSPATPLLSESSLLRGEPVSSTYETTLSTTTGEQRQVELTLFPCGPDWVAMVRDVTSRNSQRDVLQRLAELGAGLPSLRTEGEVLRRVFQGLEALGLAFAWLTPEGNGVRLGQSFVPDSMWSTRGERPRDVVGRWPALLTRAWKEGAACSKDLPREVTQFLGDERAKDARDVLSRVESLPLLAVRIDAGGRPRAVLALAGDGLREEELKPVRLLGSQVSAALDAALTISELSAQNSALAALNRLASEAASAPHPRAFFGPGTEEIIGLVACDAVALLVSRESELELAYSRGLDLREADEARFARLWSVTGLCKQVQQEGTPRAMETRDCPEGLREDLRQRGFHTLVVVPLRVRSRDVGTLGVLFREPRHFTPLELETLQAMGMHFAAAIETHRLLQELRGRAEDMALLHEVARALATTLELDKLLATGVTSLARIIDTPDAYVLMPNSSREWLEIRAVSGNHPELLGRCLPANAPDASATGLGFLSRELIMVEDAVTDVRVDQNLRESSNAQAFLVLPLVVRERPVGVMVATETRRPRRFTPAEIERASAIANQLALALEGARLVEDLKDSYVELARTQEQLVRRERLAALGELSAVVAHEVRNPLGAIFNSVASIRRIIGPGSPAEPLVDIVAEEADRLNRIVADLLTFARPPAPHPHPVPLAPLVEDAVRGALAESPGAVRVELDLEEDVPPVTVDERMMRQAFLNLAINAMQAMPHGGRLRAAVRRAAGAPEVMVEFSDTGPGITAEVRARIFEPFFTTKAKGTGLGLAVVKRIIESHQGHLTLDSQPGHGTCFRLYLPLDSPATTRPMHAMP